The following coding sequences are from one Pseudomonadota bacterium window:
- a CDS encoding 3-isopropylmalate dehydrogenase gives MHRIAVIGGDGIGPEVVAQGLKVLEAVSKIHPFGYTLTTYPFGAEHYLATGEIMPEGILDDLRAHAAIYLGALGDPRLTPGLIEAGIVGAIRWDLDMYVNLRPIVLYNENLTPLKDKRPEDIDMVVVRENTEDVYTGVGGFFKKGTPDEVATQQMTFTRKGVERVIRYAFELTRKRNRRKKLTLVDKANAVRAFDLWRRVFTEVGSEYPDVERETVYVDAMAMFMVKNPEAFDVVVTSNMFGDIITDLGAMLQGGMGIAASGNIHPGQVSMFEPIHGSSPKYAKTNQANPIGAILALSMMLDFLGEHAAGAAVERSVAALLGSGRICDVSAQSGLGTDTVGDMVVAEMARQASPQAAGQRA, from the coding sequence ATGCACAGGATTGCAGTCATCGGAGGCGACGGAATCGGTCCCGAGGTGGTGGCGCAGGGGCTGAAGGTTCTCGAGGCCGTCTCGAAGATCCACCCGTTCGGCTACACCCTCACGACCTATCCGTTCGGGGCCGAGCACTACCTGGCCACCGGCGAGATCATGCCCGAAGGCATCCTCGATGATCTCCGCGCCCACGCGGCCATCTACCTCGGGGCCCTGGGCGACCCGCGGCTCACGCCGGGCCTGATCGAGGCCGGCATCGTCGGGGCGATCCGCTGGGACCTCGACATGTATGTGAACCTGCGCCCCATCGTTCTCTACAACGAGAACCTCACGCCGCTCAAGGACAAGCGCCCGGAAGACATCGACATGGTGGTGGTGCGCGAGAACACCGAAGACGTCTACACCGGTGTGGGGGGCTTCTTCAAGAAGGGAACGCCCGACGAGGTCGCCACGCAGCAGATGACGTTCACCCGCAAGGGCGTCGAGCGTGTGATCCGATATGCCTTCGAGCTCACACGCAAGCGCAACCGCCGCAAGAAGCTCACCCTGGTCGACAAGGCCAACGCGGTCCGCGCCTTCGATCTCTGGCGACGCGTCTTCACCGAGGTGGGGAGCGAATACCCGGACGTCGAGCGCGAGACGGTCTACGTCGACGCCATGGCCATGTTCATGGTCAAGAACCCAGAGGCCTTCGACGTCGTTGTGACCAGCAACATGTTCGGCGACATCATCACCGATCTGGGCGCCATGCTGCAGGGCGGCATGGGGATTGCGGCCTCGGGCAACATCCATCCCGGCCAGGTCTCCATGTTCGAGCCCATCCACGGCTCGTCGCCAAAGTATGCCAAGACCAACCAGGCCAATCCCATCGGCGCCATCCTGGCGCTCTCCATGATGCTCGACTTTCTCGGTGAGCACGCTGCGGGCGCGGCGGTAGAGCGGTCCGTGGCCGCGCTGCTCGGGAGCGGCCGCATCTGTGACGTCTCTGCCCAGAGCGGACTCGGCACAGACACGGTGGGTGACATGGTGGTGGCCGAGATGGCGCGCCAGGCCTCGCCACAAGCCGCGGGCCAGCGCGCCTAG
- a CDS encoding aminotransferase class I/II-fold pyridoxal phosphate-dependent enzyme, translated as MREEKGFRLQADDLRAHITAATKMVIVNTPHNPTGAVLSREDLSAVAEVARAHNLLVLSDEVYESLVYAPATHVSMASLPGMRERTICIHSFSKAWCMCGWRIGYAAATAPVIEQMVKLQQFNSVHAPSYAQWAALAALKGPQDFMQQMRDEFNRRRRFVISRLNAIDGLSCVESEGTFYAFVNVRSLGRTSEEIARILLLEGHVVTVPGSALGSCGEGYLRISYTVPMPQLEIAMNRVESTVRRLREGEEL; from the coding sequence CTGCGCGAAGAGAAGGGCTTCCGCCTTCAGGCAGACGATCTGAGGGCGCACATCACCGCGGCCACCAAGATGGTCATCGTGAACACCCCGCACAACCCGACCGGGGCCGTTCTCAGTCGCGAAGACCTCAGCGCCGTTGCCGAGGTGGCCCGCGCCCACAACCTGCTGGTCCTCAGCGACGAGGTCTACGAGAGCCTCGTCTACGCCCCTGCAACCCATGTGAGCATGGCCTCGCTGCCCGGCATGCGAGAGCGAACCATCTGCATCCACTCGTTCTCAAAGGCGTGGTGCATGTGCGGATGGCGCATCGGCTATGCCGCCGCCACCGCGCCGGTCATCGAGCAGATGGTGAAGCTGCAGCAGTTCAACTCGGTGCACGCCCCCTCGTACGCGCAGTGGGCCGCGCTGGCTGCACTGAAAGGTCCGCAGGACTTCATGCAGCAGATGCGTGACGAGTTCAACCGGCGCCGTCGGTTCGTCATCTCGCGGCTGAACGCCATCGACGGACTGTCGTGCGTCGAGTCAGAGGGCACGTTCTACGCGTTCGTCAACGTGAGATCGCTGGGTCGCACCTCCGAGGAGATCGCCCGCATCCTGCTCCTCGAGGGCCACGTGGTGACCGTTCCGGGATCAGCGCTCGGATCGTGCGGCGAAGGCTACCTGCGCATCTCATACACGGTGCCGATGCCCCAGCTCGAGATCGCCATGAATCGCGTCGAATCAACCGTTCGCCGTCTGCGTGAGGGAGAGGAGCTCTAG
- a CDS encoding enoyl-CoA hydratase — MLEQAVTFETLLVERDGAAGVITINRPDKLNALNSQVVSDLSRALRALDEELPVRAIIVTGAGEKSFVAGADIAELAVLDSAGGVEKARIGQALMRQIERLSKPVIAAINGFALGGGCELALACDIRIASENARLGLPEVGLGIIPGYGGTQRLARVIGKGLALELVLTGAQIKADEALRIGLVNKVVPQASLLATTKEMVAQIARNAPLAVAAAKRATHEGLEVDLDTGLSLERLQFGLLCNTRDTREGLTAFVEKRKPEYKGE; from the coding sequence ATGTTGGAACAGGCAGTGACCTTCGAAACCCTGCTGGTCGAGCGCGATGGCGCGGCTGGCGTGATCACCATCAACCGCCCGGACAAGCTCAACGCCCTGAACAGCCAGGTCGTGAGCGATCTCAGCCGCGCCCTGCGCGCACTCGACGAAGAGCTCCCCGTGCGCGCCATCATCGTCACGGGCGCGGGCGAGAAGTCGTTCGTGGCCGGTGCCGACATCGCCGAGCTGGCCGTGCTCGACAGTGCCGGTGGGGTTGAGAAGGCCCGAATCGGGCAAGCGCTGATGCGTCAGATCGAACGGCTCTCAAAGCCGGTCATCGCCGCCATCAACGGCTTCGCCCTCGGAGGCGGCTGCGAGCTGGCGCTGGCCTGCGACATCCGAATCGCATCGGAGAACGCCCGCCTCGGCCTGCCCGAGGTGGGGTTGGGCATCATTCCCGGATACGGGGGAACCCAGCGGCTCGCGCGGGTCATCGGCAAGGGACTGGCGCTCGAGCTGGTGCTCACGGGCGCCCAGATCAAGGCCGATGAAGCGCTGCGCATCGGACTCGTGAACAAGGTGGTGCCCCAGGCCAGCCTCCTCGCCACCACCAAGGAGATGGTGGCCCAGATCGCGCGCAACGCCCCCCTTGCCGTGGCTGCCGCCAAGCGCGCCACCCACGAGGGGCTCGAGGTCGATCTCGACACCGGCCTCAGCCTCGAGCGGCTGCAGTTCGGGCTTCTGTGCAACACCCGCGACACCCGTGAAGGCCTCACCGCCTTTGTCGAGAAGCGCAAGCCCGAGTACAAGGGCGAGTAG
- a CDS encoding 3-hydroxybutyryl-CoA dehydrogenase, translated as MKTIAVIGSGTMGAGIAQAAAQAGANVIMRDVEQRFIDRGRKTIEDSLARFAKKGIITADQQAQMMALIVSCTDLGAVKEADIVIEAVTENMAVKKQLFAELDAICPEKTVFATNTSSLSVAEMAQSTRRPDRFIGMHFFNPVPMMKLVEVVRTIHTSEKTVQLGVELATCMGKEPIVTKDKPGFIFNRLIIPYLNEAMWAVYEGVGSALDVDRAMKLGGNMPIGPLALLDLIGIDVQEHACHTLFEEFGDPKFRVCPLNRAMVRAGLLGKKTGKGFYDYSTDPPGVVDLSAL; from the coding sequence GTGAAGACCATTGCGGTCATCGGCTCGGGAACCATGGGCGCAGGCATCGCCCAGGCCGCAGCGCAGGCCGGCGCAAATGTGATCATGCGAGACGTGGAGCAGCGCTTCATCGACCGCGGGCGCAAGACCATCGAAGACAGCCTGGCGCGCTTTGCGAAGAAGGGCATCATCACGGCTGACCAGCAGGCCCAGATGATGGCGCTCATCGTCAGCTGCACCGATCTGGGCGCAGTCAAGGAAGCCGACATCGTCATCGAGGCCGTCACCGAGAACATGGCCGTCAAGAAGCAGCTGTTCGCCGAACTCGACGCCATCTGCCCGGAGAAGACCGTGTTCGCCACCAACACCTCATCGCTCTCGGTGGCCGAGATGGCCCAGAGCACCCGCCGCCCAGACCGCTTCATCGGAATGCACTTCTTCAACCCCGTGCCGATGATGAAGCTCGTCGAGGTGGTGCGCACGATTCACACGTCTGAGAAGACGGTGCAGCTCGGCGTCGAGCTCGCCACCTGCATGGGCAAGGAGCCCATCGTGACCAAGGACAAGCCGGGCTTCATCTTCAACCGGCTCATCATCCCCTATCTCAATGAGGCCATGTGGGCCGTGTACGAGGGCGTGGGCTCGGCACTCGACGTCGACCGCGCCATGAAGCTGGGCGGTAACATGCCCATCGGCCCGCTTGCCCTGCTCGACCTCATCGGCATCGACGTGCAGGAGCACGCCTGCCACACCCTTTTCGAGGAGTTCGGAGATCCCAAGTTCCGCGTCTGTCCGCTGAACCGCGCCATGGTGCGCGCCGGACTGCTGGGCAAGAAGACCGGCAAGGGCTTCTACGATTACAGCACCGATCCGCCTGGCGTCGTCGACCTCAGCGCGCTCTGA
- a CDS encoding aminotransferase class I/II-fold pyridoxal phosphate-dependent enzyme — MAFPIRVSKDGDETDMLTATPFESSASANGRALCVRARGHAGRGGWAPGGNNPPREESNAGMHLSSTKVRPRATVRPRLHLCACHLCRDVAPPQPARHREQKGKPSRMADPLVDDFLSERVRQIGASGIRRAFDLANRSHIEDLISLGLGEPDFDTPAFVKDAAKRAIDQGLNRYTTNAGIPALREAIAQKLARDNGVSYDPETEVIVTVGGINAIHLAILSTINPGPFGSPCAKRRASAFRQTI; from the coding sequence ATGGCATTTCCGATACGGGTGAGCAAGGACGGCGATGAAACGGACATGTTGACGGCGACACCTTTCGAGTCAAGCGCCTCCGCGAATGGACGAGCGCTCTGCGTGCGTGCACGCGGGCATGCGGGGAGGGGGGGTTGGGCGCCCGGCGGTAACAATCCTCCACGCGAAGAGAGCAACGCAGGAATGCACCTCTCGTCGACGAAGGTGCGGCCCCGTGCCACGGTCCGGCCCCGCTTGCATCTGTGCGCTTGCCACCTCTGCAGAGACGTCGCGCCCCCCCAGCCAGCCCGACACCGTGAGCAGAAAGGCAAGCCCTCTAGAATGGCAGACCCTCTGGTCGATGACTTCCTGAGCGAGCGTGTGCGCCAGATCGGCGCTTCGGGCATACGCCGCGCCTTTGATCTGGCCAATCGCAGCCACATCGAAGATCTGATCAGCCTGGGGCTCGGTGAACCGGACTTCGACACCCCTGCTTTCGTCAAGGACGCAGCGAAGCGCGCGATCGATCAAGGCCTCAACCGCTACACCACGAACGCCGGCATCCCCGCGCTGCGAGAGGCCATCGCCCAGAAGCTCGCCCGCGACAACGGAGTGAGCTACGACCCGGAGACCGAGGTCATCGTGACGGTGGGCGGAATCAACGCCATTCACCTGGCGATCCTGTCCACCATCAACCCCGGGCCGTTCGGGTCGCCCTGCGCGAAGAGAAGGGCTTCCGCCTTCAGGCAGACGATCTGA